The Triticum aestivum cultivar Chinese Spring chromosome 4B, IWGSC CS RefSeq v2.1, whole genome shotgun sequence sequence GCCGTTGCTTGCCATCCACGTCGCAATGGGGTGAAGATCTGACCGTTGCCGCCGACTCAAACCCCCGGACGCCAGAGGAGTTCCGCCGCTGCCGCGCCACACCGATGCCCGGCGACGTTGCCGACGGCAGCGGAGGGAGGGGGATGCGTAGGGGTCGCGGGGAGGGTAGGTGGTAGCCGCCCGGTGCGGCCTGGCGGCGGCCATACGGGGTTGGAAGACCCACGGGGTCCAAAGGTGTAACTAGGGACGAAAAACAATGTCGGTCCGCGTTTTAACAGTCGTAATCTGCAATGTGTTGTAAAACACGTTAACAATATAATTGCCATAGAATGTTCGTCCGTGGTGTATTACCAATGTGTTTTGACAATGTTACAGTTGTGCGCGATACAAATGTTATTGCGCGAAGCAATGCGTGTGCCGCTCAACGTATTGTGATGATTTTTATCCGGTTTTTCACTAATTAATTGGACAACTCTCTGCTTAATTAGTGGATGAGACACACTTTCTGAGGACCAGCCGCGTAGCAGTGAGGCAGAGACGAGGGGTTTAACCTCCCTTTTTCAAAGGAAATAAAAACAAAGCCATGACTTAACCTGGCCATTGCAAGCAAACTAACCATGGATCACACAAAGTGTATCACGGGACTAGGCAGAGTAATGCCGCATTAACCAGAAACGACAGGAACAATTGCAGGATTCAGCAGAGTAACAGGCAAGACCAGCATCCCAAAATTCATTCTTTGCGAATGATATAAACATCCATAGTGTACTTCTTGTTCTTCAGTAGCTTGAAGAGGCAGATATCTCCCAGCCTCAAATTGTTCCCACACACAAACTGTCTCCACCCTTTCAAGAGCCTTTTACTACCGTACTGACTAATGCAACACCGCACCTTCCAGATCTTGCCATGGCGTCGAAGCTCAATTGTTTCGTCCTCAAATGGAAGGTAAACCTCAGCATATTCTCTGCATATTTCCTGAAAAAGAGGGCAAAGTTATTGAATGGTGGCAATTCCATAGTAAAAAACAAATAGCAGAAAAACTCAAGTGCATAGCTATCAGAAAAGTACTACTCCTAGAAAAACTAGAGGCATAGCGTGCACGACTGGAATAGAACTTCAGTCTCATTACATCGACAAAAATGCAAAAAATTATCATGCGTTCAGTGACAGAGATTTTCAGTTCTGAACTCACCAACGTATAAGGTTTTCCATGAATACTGCTCTTCCTTATGGTGCACCCAACGATGGGAATTTCAGAGTAAATATCTCGGATCTtgactttcagcttcttcttttgaGAACCAGTAGGACAAGTTCCTCGTAGTAGGATCAGCCTCCGTGCAGGATGCGCTTGCAGATCATCTTCTGAAGATGAGATACAACCTATATACACCAAGAAGGAAACCCCGTAATATTGCAAATGATCGTCTAAATGTTGTTGACATACTGTTTTTCCGAATATTTAGAATTTACAATGGCAATGCTACTCCAAACATTTAACTTCAAACCTGATGACTCGGACGATGGAGCGCTTGATGAACCAAGAACCATGCTATTTTCCCCATGGTTTGAGTTATCCCATTGTACTATCATAGTTCCCCTTTCACTTTGTGGTGATCTGATCATGGGAAGATCATGACGCATGCTCAAGGTTCCAGTGAGTTTTTCTCCCCACTCTTGGCCCTCATAGGGAGCAGTTTCCATCGGGAGGAAGCTTGAAGACAGTCTCTCGCAACCACTCGGCTCAAATATTAGAACCTTAAACCAGGAGTTCCCGTCATAGTTGAATACCAGGAAATCACCCATGCTTATGCCATGAGCACTTACAAACTCCTCCCATCCAGACTGGAGGACCAGTTTGTGCAAGTCCTCTGTAACATGAACATCAAAGGTATTTCCATTGCGGGATTCGAGCTTCACGGTTCTTGTTATTTGCCTCCTAAATTTCTTCACAAATTTGTCTGGTATTATCTGCAGCAGCAAAGACAGACAAATCATATTATAGAGAGCTGCTGTGAGGAGATGAGGCAAATAAAAGCATTAATATGGCTTGCATATAAGGTGGTGACGACTGACGATGCTTGGATGTGTGCATCCCAAGATGCAGAGGAAGAAAGGACTGTGAAGCTAGATCAGGAGCATTCCAGTCTATATGCAATTTCATCCATTTCCACATGTTATATTAATTACTAGATCAGGTTTACTAAGAGAAAAACTTTGATATAGGGCAGCATGGTTGTATTGTATACGAATATATATGCAGTTCCATCCATATCCACGTATTGTAATCCAAGAACTCGTCTTTTGGTTGAATCTGCTTTACCAACTGGGCTTTGAGTCTTTGAAAATAAAAAGTGGGCTTCGGAGACACTGAACACAGATGGAAGAAGATGGAGCTGCAGAAAGGAAACCCAGTGCAGATCAAAATATCTTACCATTCGATCACGGAAATCACCAATCATGACCTTGAAGAAATGATTGTCTTGTTCGTTTGCGGCAGCAGCAATGTCACCCCTCTTACTCCAAGGACTGCTCATCTTGCAACCAGTACTAGATTTGTACATGCCCTCGCTAATGGAGACAGGGAAGAACTCAGAGCAGCAAGACTAAAATTGCAAGCAAGATGGGGCACGAATAGACAAGGAGGCGCTTACACACAGCGAGGTCGGCGGACGATCTGTCAACAGTCCATCGGTGGGCAgtaaggaaggaaggaagaaatGCTGTGGCGGGTGCTCTGCCGATGGGTGTCTCTTAAATTTGAGCGACAAGTGTTATATCTACCCCCACCACAGTACCGATGCATAAATACTGGAGTACTATCAAACCGCACGCCTCCCGCACCGAATTAAATCCTCTGTTGACCGAAGAGGCCGTCGACACAATGCACAAGCCagcaggtactccctccgtccgaaaatacttgtcagcgaaatggatgtatctagacgtattttagttgtagatacatccattttcatctaTTTATGCGAcatgtatttccggacggagggagtaggtattAAATCAATACCGGTCATTTTTTCCTTCTTTCTTGGGCCAACTCCCGCGCGCGACTCCATCCCATCCGGGTGTGTCTGTTTGGGATAAAACGGACATGTCATACGGCCTAGCACGCGGGCGCAAACGAACTTTtatccgctttcgacccatcccggtCCAAGTTTGAGCCGCTTTTGGGGTGAACGGACAACGCGCGGACGGGCGGGCCGTgtgcgcgtgtcctcccctggcccgcccgtcggtggcacagggacccatttttctatccgccccctcccccctccaacCACACCCCTCCACTCTTCTCCACTCTTGCCcctcgccgccgctgccattgcagctGTGCAGCTCGAacgcgcgctcgcccagccccCTTCCCCTTGACGCCCCCGATCTACCGACGGCCACCTGATTTGCATACCCGGCGGCCGAATTTGGAGCGGATCCGATCGGGCTCGAGCTCCCCAGTTGTGGGAGGCTGCACCGCGCCATGGACTGTCCGGGCACCGGACCGGAAGGCCCCTGCAAGgccgcaaggccgcatgcaggtaccgactcctcctctagccgctcggatctacacagTCAACagtccgccggcagatacatgaatggcggtcggccgggctcggtgctggcccaaagCTCGTCGGCACACCATTGCCACTCATCAagtgcgacgactgcccaaagaCGGTTTTGCGCCgtgtgtctacaacgccggaacatcccggatgggtgttcatcaagtgctcaatcAATGGGGTATGTGTTCATGAAGCTTCGGTAGTGCTCtcggatttgactagttgtgctaacttacatttttattgtgtagaatggatgcaagttttgatatTGGGAAGAAGAAtgcatcgatatattgatagagcacaatttagtagatgttcgtgcacAGTCACATACCACACTACATATAGTTAGTCTTGCACATATTTACCATTGGCCATTGGGTTTTGGAACCGAGATTTGCAAATCAGGACTACCTATATGATTTGGGTCAATGTCATGTGTTGCTCCTATAGCTATTTTTTAACCCaaggattttgtaggatttttTTCTATAAACCAGGGTTGATCCCTTGTGAGTTGAGGGTACAAACACCCTCCTGACCATTCAACCACATGTTGCCATGTTGGTTTCCATAGGATCTTAATCCTTATGAATGTTGCTTTGCAATTGATATCAAAGCAATGGTGTCACTATATTCCGAAGGACTGTCATCTGAGACCTAGTTTTATACTCTCTTCGTGATCAACACCTATTTTGGGACGCAGGAAGTACAAAGTTAACATCCAAGCCTCTTTTTTCACTCGGTTCATGATTTTGTGCTCAAGACTTTTTCGTAGATTTTACTATTTTTTTCTTTGCAAGACTTATTTTGCGCTCAAGACTTTGCCCAATCTGGTCTGAAGAAATGTAACACtattagggaaaaccctagtagtagcgcgggttttgaggctatcagcagcgcgggtggccgcgctactaataaggcgctacagctaacttatagtagGAGCACTGtccgtacccgcgctactactgttgacgatatcagcagcgcttttgccGAACGCGCTACTATTACTTACCTGTAGCGATTTCgcagtccctcgctactgctatatctttcatcattttcccccgtacgtacccctttccctttcttgatactagatactaggtactactactagatatcaaattcataaaccattacttgGTAGTACTCCCTtcttccaaattactcatcgtggttttagttcaaaccacgacgagtaatttgaaatgaagggagtattagataacaatttcatgcatagtcaacatgcatcctcaagcagtacaatgtcatatcaacggcgatcatcatatgtagttctagatgatatcgacgacgatcatcatatatagttctagatgatatagccacaaacacatatgtagttctagatgatatcgaagacaatcatcatcctcaagcttgGGTGGTTGGTGTTCCTggtagtaattaggatggcctatccaacacgaagattcttgccatcgaggaatttctttcacccaaccgagtttaagtgtgtgcgaccgtccgtatccacgcggtaagtacaggttgtgacggagccccttgcagtaaggcgtagtctagctgagccttcttcatcaggctcgataccataactcacagatatgctctttgccaatttctgaataacaaaaacatatcaattaataaatagcctcgcaaataagtacatatggattatctacactattaatagtttccttagattctacactaagagcatctccagccgttcagccCCCCAGGGCGCATAAAAATCACCCCCTGGGGGCGACCCGACGATTctttcggcgctgggggcggttttgcgcccagtcgtcgcccccagtcgccgattttggcccacttttgaagccccatttcggcgaaaaaggcccatatgggcgagaataggcccatattcggcgtggtttgcCGTGGCTCgacgttcaattatcaacataaatattttttatcacatatttcatcacagaaatttcaaatacttcaacaaaatagtacaacaacaaatagttcaatacaaattatatagttcaacaaataaaaactcatatttcatcacacgtcgcgcccggtgtcgcccttgagcctccttAGGTGCTTTTATCAGATCTTACTGcggttgatgatgcacctgtgggtctcggatctcctgacgcatactgaggtaggcagtccaggttgccggtagctggtgatcaacttgggcaagaggaccctgccagtggtatggttcagtgtcaaacactggctcttcctgctcgctctcaatgataatgttgtgcaagatgacacagcaggtcatgatctcccacatttgatcttttgaccaggtctgaacggggtaccggacaacagcaaatcaagattggagcacaccaaatgcccgctcgacatccttcctgcaagcctcctgaatcttcgcaaaccaaACGTTCTTGCCTCCAGGCACAGGGTTTTTGATGGTCTTGACAAAtatcgaccatctcggatagatgccatcagctagatagtaccccttgttgtactgccgcccattgatctcgaagttcacgggaggagaatgaccttcaacaagcttggcaaagacaggagagcactgcagcacattgatgtcattgtgagttcctggcataccaaagaaggagtgccaaattcaGAGGTCCtatgtggccaccgcctcaagtaccacactgcaaccgcctttgatgcctttgtacatcccctgccaagcaaatgggcaattcttccatttccaatgcatgcagtcaatgcttccaagcatcccaggaaatcctcttgctgcattctgtgctaggatccaagcagtgtcttccgcattgggtgttctcaagtattgcggtccaaacactgccaccactgcccgacagaattTGTAGAAACACTCTAGGCTGGTgtactcggccatgcgcccatagtcgccgagtgagtcaccgggagctccgtatgcaagcatcctcattgtTGTCGTgtatttctggatggaggtgaatccaagtgtacaggtgcaatccatcttgcatttgaagtagttgtcgaactcccggatggaattcacaatccggaggaaaagctttctgctcatccgataacggcgccgaaatgttctgtcgccgtgaagtggagcatcggcgaagtagtcggagtagagcatgcagtagccttcgagacgatgccggttctttgctttcacccgccccggcgccgagccacctcgccccggcttttcattgctcgccagcagctgggtgagggcggcgagcaccatgcgatgctcttcttcctggatgtcggcctcggcttcctcctccagcagcgcggcgagcacttcctcgtcatccgagtccatcgccgaggcaggcaaatcgccaaGCACCTTGCGCGCGGTGGGTGtgcacccgccgctaaactgcccctccgcggccggaaacagCGGCCGAAAACGCCCAGCTGGTGTCGGAGGGGGCTGTcgcggcgaacctatgctatttttccggtggggaatggctatctatcggtgaagggcggcggggcggcgccgggatataccTAGTTCCGGCCGAGAGCGCGGGGGATGGGAGGCGgtcggggaagaaaatcttgacttttcacctgacgaCATGGGCCAGCcgtgcttttcccttgcgccggagcccccaagcgccccccagcACGCTAAGTTTGTCCTGcggccgccgggcggaaaaaagggtcGAGCCAGCACTTTTCGTCGtcgtgggggcgcgactgggccatttTTTGGCGCCGGCACCGAAAATGTcgcctggggggcctgttgggggcgcggctggagatgctctaataagcatgtgatcaaactctacactaaaacatatcattgactagattccacacaacataccgtATCATTGGACTATACACTAAGTAtctcatcggataatttgcatttgtaagtataacataccatatcatgtcgatcaaccatggtatttgtcaagcggatcacggatggcaccccgacaaagtcagcacgtggcggaattatgtcccacaggttggacacctcctcctcgctcagccttgttctttgaactacgatggcttcatgaagtgggtcctcatcatcttcatcgagtgggtcctcattatcttcattatcttcatcatcttcatcatcttccaccaggttgagataaatgacagccagcttgggtctttctgctctgaaggagaagctgatcaact is a genomic window containing:
- the LOC123094457 gene encoding putative B3 domain-containing protein Os03g0621600 → MYKSSTGCKMSSPWSKRGDIAAAANEQDNHFFKVMIGDFRDRMIIPDKFVKKFRRQITRTVKLESRNGNTFDVHVTEDLHKLVLQSGWEEFVSAHGISMGDFLVFNYDGNSWFKVLIFEPSGCERLSSSFLPMETAPYEGQEWGEKLTGTLSMRHDLPMIRSPQSERGTMIVQWDNSNHGENSMVLGSSSAPSSESSGCISSSEDDLQAHPARRLILLRGTCPTGSQKKKLKVKIRDIYSEIPIVGCTIRKSSIHGKPYTLEICREYAEVYLPFEDETIELRRHGKIWKVRCCISQYGSKRLLKGWRQFVCGNNLRLGDICLFKLLKNKKYTMDVYIIRKE